The window AATACCAGCCATGTGGTGTTTATGATGGTTCCGAACTCGTGATCTCCCCAACTAATACCAGGACGCACTGTCCATCCCGGGGCTTGCTGAATCCAGGCAGCAGATGCACATGCTCGCATTTGACCATGAGAGAGAGACCATTCCTTTGTCAATTTGGCAACATCTTATTTGTTATTTCATACTTGCACCATCAATACTACTCTATGTCTATAGTGAGTAGTACATATTTGGGGAACCATGACAATGACATAAGTAAAGGGTCACTGCAGAATGCATAACAGCCCTGCGTTGGCATGGAGTATGTTCGAGCAACCGTTTGGCTGTGCGCATCTTAGCTATGCAGAAGCAGGGGAGTCGATCATCATGGTTTGTACTTTGTACCAGCTGGATGCTACACTTATAAATTAATAAAAGCGCCCTTTATAGGAAAAAAAAACTGTTCACCCAACCACAAATATTGCTGGTCTTAATTAAGTGTGTTTTTTCTCATAATGATTTGGCAATTAATTTGCAAGGAATATACCAAAATGTGGCTATGTGTTGATCGTGATATGTGACCTGATGTACGGACAAGTTCTGATACAAACAGTACCGCGGCAGCTAGGCGAGATCGATGTGACCTGACGATAGCCCAATCTATAATCTCTAGGATCAGAGGAGAGGAGTGCCCCATATGCTATAAATGCAAAATTCAAGCAGTAGTTTTCCCCTCTTTTATCTCTGTAAAGGTCAGTATTATGGACAGTAAGTTTTTAAGTTTCATTTTCTCTAGCTGtagagaaaaaggaaaagaagtTCTTATGTCAGTAAATCCATGCAGTTTACACATCTGGCAAATGCATGAATTTTGTGATAGTCTAATACTCTCATTCTTCACACAGAAGGACCTCTGTTGAGTGTCAAGAGCGACAAACATATGCCCCCCTAAAATGCGCCCGTGATAGCCGAAAGCCACACACTGATAGTGACGAACAAGGAGACAAACATGTTGTATGTATGCCAACGaaagcaaacaaatgacaaggaaaGCTGATGGCGACAATAACGACTATATTAACTTGCCTGATCACAGGAGAAGATCGCCCATGCCAAGGGCCTGTTGAGAAGGATGCCACCCCTGATAATGCTCACCAGGCACCTCGCGCCCTGCAGCAGGCTGTAACAGGCAACCATTCCGCTTGCTATCACCAGGATCCTGCATCCAAAGCCAAGTGATCAGCACACCACTACTACTGTGTGGAGTAGTACTTCATGTTGGCCTACAGAATTACTTGTACATGTTACAGCCTTGATGGCCTGGGTTAGCTTTTCAATTGTACTACTACTTGGCACATTATGCACTCGTTGGTCCAGTCTTGACTGCATGAGGATGGTCCTGCTAGCTAGCTTGTGGAGAGGTGTTAAATGTGGAGAGAAACAATGAAGATTTTTTCAAGTGGGCGATGCAAACGCACACACACATCTGATGGCTTCAATGCCGATCATAAATTGGCTGCCAAACATCCCGAATCGCTGATCATGGAGCACTGTATCATTCGCGTTTTCAACAAAAAATAATGATAATTCTCCACTGATAGAAGAACACCATGATGAATTATTAGCACAGTAAAAATCTGTTTTTTTCAGATGCGGTAAAATGGTAGATGTGCCTCAACCGTGCTCGCCGGTAGGTAGGTTATATGCAGTCAGCGTACGCGCCCCCATAAATGATCTAAGTAACCATTGAGCACTGCACCACGTGGTGGGTGCGACGATGCCTGCTACTGCGAGCACGCTCACACTTGTCGTTCTCCACCTGCTACCCGTTTCACCTCGCTCCCGCTGCGATGCCATCCCATCAGGGTAAGGGACAGGCCAGCATACGTAGGTACGTACGCACCATTGATTGTCAATGGAGTTTCACGGCCGAGCCTGCCTGCCCGTCTACATGCATGCAGGCAGGCAGAGCCTTCCCCGGCGCGGCCACGCAGCGAGGCGGGGAGGCCGCGGCGGCACCGGCACATATGGGGGATGGGCCGTTGGCCCCGACAGGGGGATAAAATGGCCTTTAAAGCGCTTTGTTTCCTCCGTGACGACGTACTACGTCGCCTCTCGTCTCTGGCTAATTATCGCGGTGGTTGCTCCGCTAACTACTCCTGcagtcaaaaagaaaaagaaaactactACTCCTGCACTGTGCGCTGAACTGCTGCTGTGGTGGCTAATTAGCCTGATCGCTTCCCGGCCGAAAAAATGGCTAACCCTGATGGGTGTGCCAAATTAAGGAAGATTTCTATGAAAAAAACTGCGGGGCAGGAAGATTACTACAACTGAGCATGCGTTGCTCGTAACGGAAGTGGTACCAGGACATTGGCCGGGTTACTCAACATCCAGAGGGTAATAAGGTACAGGCTCGTCGTGTGAAAACCAGTAGTGAAAAGAATCTTAGCTAGAACAATGGGCTCGGTGGATCGATCCCATGGGCGACGGCGAGTGGACAATGATTCCGCGACATGGCATCGCTGGAACGCCACCGCAATGTGAACAGCCGTACCTAGTGGCCGGGCAGTGGCTACTTCGcgcaaaaaggaaaaaggaaatttcATAGAAGATCCTCTTCTTGCTAGCTGCTGCACTGATACACAGCTTCGGCGAGACAGTGAGCCGTGACTTGTGAGACAGTGACTAGCCATGACCGGTGAGACAGTGGGCCGTGGATGGTGGAGGCTGGAGTGGACATTTTTTTAGTGGCCGCAAGCAGAGAGAGCAGGTTGATTTACTACTGCATGCTACTAACTGAGAGGAATCAGGCGAGGAAATTAAGATGAGGTGGTGTGGTgatggggagggagggaggggcttACACGAGGGACTGCATGTCGGTGTACCGGGCGACCTTCTGGATGGAGAAGAAGGTGCGGGACTGGCGGTCGGCGCCGAGGAGGGCGGCGGCCAGCACGGCGAGGCCGCACGCCGCGCACCGCAGGAGCACCTCGGCGGCGCGCACCCGCCGCTCCAGGGTGGCCGACACGCGCCCGCCCGCGCCGTAGTAGCACACCGGGACATTGCCGGGGCTCACCCCGTCGCCTCCGCCCCCTCCTTGCCTCATGGCAGCCTTCTGATTCCTCCCTGCTGCTGGTGTTTAGTGGCTAGTAGTGGCTAACTACTGAGGCCTCGAGGGAAGGGAGGGCTGATGCGTACTACGCTACGGGCCGGGGAGCGGAGGTATTTAAAGTGGGCAGAGACAGATGAAGCAGAGGAGCGTAAATGTGCAGCGTCTCGGCTAGGCGCACTCCACCAACCCGGCGCCATTGGAGGGCCGTCCGGATGTGAATTTAATCGTTGAGATCAAATCAAAACGTGTGTATGGTTTGACTTAAGTGAGAATATGTGCATTTTAGTCATTTCTGCATCTGAGTAAATTTTGGAAGAACCACAACTTATGAGCCTTTACTACATGTTTTTTTATAAAGGACATCTCATTGAATTGATTTATACAACCACATCTAAAAAATGCCGGCCCTCTGCATAACATGATGTACACAGCCAATAAATCCAAACGACcgaaaaataaacattgtttttgttggaaatatgagcaaattactacgagatttaattcgaataaatagaagataaatcgtgactacagtagcagagattaaaaatcatgcgaactagcatagcagatgaacagatcacatctagggcacatactagaaacatgaattctaccacgatctcgaacaggaaggatagaatcacatacggtgcagcgggagcagcaccgccagcgttgacgttgtcgcccatgtcgtcgaggatgaggttgccgaggtcggggaagaagtcgtcgctgtcagcagtcgcgcgagtgcgctccccaaaaacctgattgcccctctcccgtataggatcacgagaggcggggttccggaggcctgccgtcccttctcccggtgcacgccgaaaggagggatggagaaaacttgcttggcggcgcaatgatctgaaacggtggtgagaaaccatacaaaacggggcggcggcggctagggtagacaactgcctgactatatagtgcgggccgggcagGTCGtgtgagtaaaccccacgtccgagtcgtcacgatccaaaagaatcggaaacggttcattaATTAACGCGTCCGTAAATTatgaattaatgactcattaatttttcctgAGCAGCAAAAAtacagacaacgtgcatagctctgtcctcagcTCGGCTCAATcctgcggcgcggcgcggcgtgatgaggcgtggcgaggcgaggcgagcgaggaggaggagcgcgcgtgtaggtcttttcttctcatgcttatacacgtggtagaagagctcaccttataaagaggtgcaactctctctgaactttcggggtgggactaaactttaacctcactcactccactcacatgtgtgcatgaatgagcCAAGaggatttcagaattttagttgggctttgggccaaaggcctactagcaaaattccaacagttTTGCAGCAAAAATAAATCAATCCAGCCTAGGGTGAGACAGATCCTAAACGGAGATTACACCGCCATCCATGAAGGGAGAAAACTTCCATGGCCGTACGCTCCAGCCGGGTAGACGCCGTCATAAAAAGGTCTCTGTCCTCCGACTTCTGCAGGATAGACCAAAGTACGGAGCCATCGTGTACATGCATGAATAACCTTCGGAGTCGAGGTCGCGGGATGCCGTCCTACGCATGGCCTTGGTCAAAGAGTCCTGGTCAGTAGCTGCTAAACCATCAGCACCAACAGAGTGACGACCACTCCATCTCAGCGGTGAGGGTGTGAAGTTGGCTGCAACCACGGTCACAGCACCCCCGGGTGGTGGGCCAGAAGGGAGCGGCGAAGCTGAAGAAGACCAAGAGGGTTGCACCTCAGTCCCCGAGCCCTCGAACGGTGGTGACGACGTGGGCGGCGTCGAAGCCGTGGGCATCGTCGCCCTGGAGGTGTCGAAGGCATAGAAGACAATCCTTGTAGCTCTGCCATCGCTGACTCACGGTCAGCCCGAGATGAAGGTGAGAAAATCACTCCCTGCCGAGCTGATGATGTCAACATGGGTGACAGTGGTAGGGTCGGCGATGAAGAGGCCGCAACAGATGGCTTCTCCTGAAGCCTATGCCACGCCTGGGACccctcgtcgaggcgatgtggtgcTGCCATGGGAtgatgcgggcggcggcggcggagtccggtgcACCATACTCGTCGTAGAAGCTGGCAACGCCAAAGTCCTAGAAGTGGGTGACGTCATGGCCGATGGAGAAGATCCCTCAGGTGGCGTAGAGACGGCCTTAGTAGGTGAGCGTTGAAGTGGGTTCGGCGGTGTAACGATGATGAAGAAAGTCTTGTCTGGTGGAGAAGATCCCCCCGAAATAGACGGACACATGGACAACTGCATGGGCATCACGCCGCCAGAGGTAGGAGCATCTGTAGGCTCCTTGGACGACGGAGTGTGTTTGGGCCTTTACTACATGTAAAACCACAATTATTTGGCTAATATTCATCTTGAGACCCAACCATTTTGACACCGAATCCAATGCTTTTTTAGAGGGGCTGAATCTGACACTTGGGCGCACCTACAAGGACCGACAGTGGAAGAAAAAAACCACGTAGGATGAACTTTTTTAACGAGGCAAAAGAATTGTCATTTTCTTTGATTAAGAGAAAATGTTTATAAGTGGAGGCCCAAAACGAAGAATACAAAAGTCACTCCCGCCCCATCACATTACTCAACTGTTTTGGCCCCCTAAGGCTCCAAAGCAAAGCAAGACCTCCTCTTTGATCCTAGCGAAGATGACCCCAACCGTGTTAGCATCACAGAAAGTGGGTTACACCGACCGTACTAGCGTGTGGGTCCAGCCAAAAAGCTACAGGAATCACACAAGAATTCTACCCAAATACCACTGCAACATCCAGATGGAGTCAACCACATGGTGACatatagatctttgtgaagatttaCCGTGTGGTAAATCTTCGTTTAATCTAGACTGAATCTCCAAAAACATCATCAGTGATGTCATAGAGTGGTGCTCGGAGTCCCAAGCATTGACCACCCGATGTATACGTTAGGTATGCAAGTGGTTCTCAATGCAGCCGGGAAGCCACGCCACCGACCGTGCATTCAATGCGTGTGCAGGCCACCCCGCGTAGCCCGCTGTAGGTCTACATATTGTACACCGCCATAATCGTTACCGACAGATGGTGTGAGCGCCTTGGTACGATAAGGTGCAAACCTTATCGGTCAGGTGAGTGCAACAAGGCCCAGACACCTTTTTGACTAAGGGAAGCGGCGCCTCGCGTTGCATGATGAAGGACAATGACAGGAGGAACCCACGAACCAGGACGATCGTCACAGGTACTCAAGTACCCGACAAGCCAGAGTTCGAGCTTATCGCGTGCGGAGACCGAAGACAAGTTCCATATATGTGTGGCAGGCACCCACTTATACTTATAGCCATTCACACTCGTTAAACCAGTGTTGAGAGGCAAAGTGGTTCTCCATCGCTGCTCTCGTCGTTTGAGGCCGAGACGACATCGACCGGGTTGGTTCTGTCACTCGTGGTGAGGTCGACAATGATGTAGTCTTCTGGTGTTTGGGTGATGCGGCAATTGCCGCAGACCATCGCGATGAGTTGTGCGGGCTGTGTGGGTTcctctcactactgcaggatgctgctaacgcgacactatgatcagagacccttcgagaaactatgtgcgatgcaataatcgcaaacggtgatgtatgaaaccgtcagaaatgtataaaacgtttgcgatgacggatgcaccaAACACGGTTCGGGTTTTATTTGCGTGTGCGAcgaagggcatacagttcagttcaatgaactgtttgcgacgaggaggaacaaatgaaacgggcagccagatgaaggcgtgtgcgatacatagcatacggttcactcggatgaactgtttgtgattaggcaacgcaAAAAAAACGgtgagccagatcaaaggtgtgtgtgatatacgacatgcggttcactcggatgaactatttgcgttgagacatgagaacagaaaccgttcaaatgaacaagatgtgtgtgatacgaggcaaacatGTTTGTAATTGGagacgtgtgcgaagaccgataacaacacagatgattactgctaacaagccgtgtgtgttgtgagcaaatgattgctggtatacaattgtgagtgattgatgaaaacatcaccgactggttccattgtttagtccatgtgcgatgtgattttctttgtccgcataacatctacgctctgtctacagcatcaacatatatacttaaaaagacagcattgcataaccaaattaagcatacaattacacaagtgactgcacacataacatttccacacaccgaagaaagcaattacatgcatactaaagtaggagaaacgaggatctaatcatctacttattgttgcgatgacgcttgccattgctctgcttccggctggatccctggccgttttggggaaggagggacttcctcatgtcaacaatcctCCTATACATGTCGtggctcgtgtacgcctccttggccacatacacgacgtgagctttgttgagtttctccatccaggccgagtgccaggcacgcttgtccttgttgcacgaatccttcatgtctctgtagtaggggtcgatgatggcctcggcaggtgaaccagtgagtccttctcatgctccttgctgcccctgatcttgtattggccctggatgtcgacaagattctggcaggcgatgcccgaattctcgagcgcctttacatcgttggtgatgtccaccatagcgaacatgtagtgggggctattgacaaacctggtgaaatgctcgcaaggccttgtggccatgcagtagtggtaga is drawn from Triticum dicoccoides isolate Atlit2015 ecotype Zavitan chromosome 4A, WEW_v2.0, whole genome shotgun sequence and contains these coding sequences:
- the LOC119284795 gene encoding CASP-like protein 2U2, producing MRQGGGGGDGVSPGNVPVCYYGAGGRVSATLERRVRAAEVLLRCAACGLAVLAAALLGADRQSRTFFSIQKVARYTDMQSLVILVIASGMVACYSLLQGARCLVSIIRGGILLNRPLAWAIFSCDQVMAYVIIGAVAVAMEAALLGKTGEVEFQWMKTCELYQRFCTQAGGGVACAVAASATMVGVALVSAFNLFRLYGHGKGSSK